Part of the Lolium rigidum isolate FL_2022 chromosome 6, APGP_CSIRO_Lrig_0.1, whole genome shotgun sequence genome, GTCTGAAATCTTGAGAAAATGCTAGGCTTAATTACCTGAAGCTATACACTCAGAATCACCGGTCAATTGTCCAGTTGTTTGCCTAAAAATTCAATAGAGCTATGACCATATGATTTACAGTACATGCTTAGTTTACTGATTTCAACCTCTTGCGGCTTCTATTACTTCATGTGGTAGCAATGCAGAAATCGCAGCATATACATGTACTCGACCACAGATGCAAACAATTATCTGACTCAAACCAAATATTGTATGAAGGTGTATGAAACTGCAGTCATTGATTTCGCTGATATGCAGATAATTGCAGCCAACGTAAGAGCCCTGATTCAATAATTTGATTCTGAGTAATGCTGCAGGTCACAGTTTACCAGAAAGTGATCAGGTAAACAGTGGTGGAACCGCTGGGAAGAAGTGCAGCTGCGTGCGTCCTGCTGGAGCCTGTCACATGGCGTCGGCGTGAGGGCGATATGGCGGCAGGTTGACGACGGCGACATGACTGCGTGGTGGAACGCGAGAACGGCGAGAGGAAAGCGTGCTGGACGGCGAGAATTGCTGTTGGGCGGCAACGGCGAGAGGAAGGCGTGACTGACGGGACGGCGACAACGGCGAGAGGAAGGTGTGGTGGACGGCGAGAACTGCTGCTGGGCGAGAAGTGCTGCGGGGTCTGAGGAACGGTTACGTGATTTGTTCGTGTATGATCGatgtccttttttttttctgtggAGCAGAGCAGACGTGGTCTGCTGGTCTGCTCCCATCAAAGATGTAATAGATCTCAGCTATTGGATAGGTCGATTGAAGGGttgagattggttggatgggaCGCTCTCGCTCTTTTAAAGTAGGAGAGATATAGCAACAACTCCGACTGACATGAGGGATTTTTACGGTGAGCTTGTCGACCAGGAGGCGGCCTCTGTCGGTGCCGGCAATCAGTCAGTCGATGACGGAGAAGAAGCGGACGACGGGTTCCTTCCTTTTAACGGATTTCCACACTCGCTGAGTTGCAAATATTGCTGACTACTGTATTTGTATATAATCTGTAACACCCCCCCACCCCACACACTCCCACACACACGTAATGGATCCAGTGCATGACCTTATGTGGACGCCGGCTCATATCGGGGGGCACCGGTTCCCGCCCACAGACCCAAATGCTGGCCCTAAATAAATTTAACAAATTCAAACATGCCACAATAGATTGCTGATCATATAGTTTTGGTGCCTACAAACCGATCACATTGTCTCGCCGATCACGTCGTCGCAAATCGCTGCAAATCAACGTCTAGCGAACCGAAAAAAGGCGCACGCAGGTCGACATTACATAGCCGCGGAAATCAAAGGGCGCGATCATCCACCGGGGTAGAAGGTACCTCTTTCGGGGTTGCCGATGGTGGAGTAGGGATCGTCGGTGATGCCACGGTCAACTGGGGTCTCTATCGCCGATGGTGTCAAGGTCGCCGGTGGTGAAGTGGTGGTGGGTTGGGTCGCCGGTGGAATTGTTCGGTGCACCACGCCCTAACGTTCTCGTCCATACCACTTATGTCGGCCATTAGCATCGCATGTCCTCCTTCCCTCTTGTTCGCTGCTACGCTGGCTTTGATCAGGTCGAGCTTGATGTCCTTTGACCACCTCCATCTGTGCGGCCTGCTTGGCGGCATGCGTGGCGGCGTGATCCATGCACGCCATGATGGACGAGTGCAGCTTCCCGATAGCCGGCACCGCGTCCCTCAatgccttggccttcttgttcccaacgggTCGACCGTCAGAGGGCGATGATGGCATCGCGGCGGGGTCGTACGTGGCGTTGGCCTTGGCGAGAGCAGTCCGCATCTCCGTCCACTTGTCACATCTCCCAATCCGGGCGAAGATCGACGTGGATAAACTTGAATTCAATGTCGTCGTTCTCCTCGCATCATGGCCACCTCCGTCGTCAAATCCTTCCACCCCCTCTCCTTCTGCTCCCTCTACCGGCGACTGGCATTCTCCACTTGCCGGCGCTGGAGGTCGAAGGCCCACTCGGTATTGGTCATCCCCTTCGGGCGCTCCTTCTCGGGCTTTCCCTTCTTCTTCGGGGGCGCGTCCGCCGTCGCGTAGGAAGCTACATACTTTCTCAGCGCAATGGCATCGTGGCGGGGTCTCGGCTAGGGTCGGGAAACGACGGGAGTGGTCGGCGATGCTGTGATGTGGAGGAGAAATGGAGGGAAATAGAATGATTTTGGAGGGAAAATTGGCAATGTCCCGCCGATAGGGCTGACCCACCCACTTTTTGAGCGCCCACCGATGCCCCCGCTAACCTCCCTCCGGATTGGGTTTGGACTAGAGACGTTAGATGAATAGTAACGCACGCCGACGCAACAACTAATTTAGAGGCCGCGGGTGGACTCGATTTTTTGCATCGGCGTCCCATAGCCCATTTGGGAGGCCTTTAAAGGAgcgagtgaagatgctcttagcacgAAATCCACGCGACACGAATCCACTAAAAAAGTAAAGCTTGTGTTGTTCCTCCAACGTCAgggggtgcacatgagcaccagtgcttccAGTTTTTTTTAAATGGAAAATTGTATTTATGTATTTCAAAAAATCATCAAATTTATTCCATAAATACATACGCATGTTCTAAATATTTTCGTGCGAACTTTCCGTAGAAATTGCGTTGTATTTTGAGCCaacgaaaaaaaaacaaatttatggaTGTGTATAGGAGCAGATATTTGTCAAAAATTTATGTTTTTATATTGCAAAGTACAACATATTTTTCTACAAATTTCTACTGTACCTtcagaatgtttatatgtatgtgggtatttaatttcattttttttgaaattcaagaaATATGATTCAAAAATCAGGAGCACCTGTTCCTCATGTGCCCAGACGGGCCCTAAAGTGAATATCCGTTGTTTCCTCTCCTACATAACCCATTTTCACTACCCAGACGGCCTCCATCGCCTTCCACCTCCCACTACTTCAGCCCAGTTCACACAGCTGCGCACCAAACCCTCGCTCGCCGGCGCAGATGGCAGCGCACAGCACCGGCGCTCCGGCGGTACCTCGCTTCGCAGCTCGCACAGCAAGCACTTGGTACATCCTCTCTCCGAACACACCCCCCCAGCTCCACTCACTGATAGCACGGATTTCTGACCTCTGCTCCTTCGCCCCGATCTGCAGATTCGGCACCTCTCGCCTGTACGGACGGAGACGGCGCAGGCCCCATGGAGAGGGCACTGATGAGCGACCCGATGTCCAAGCTCACCGACGACATCCTCGTGGACATCATCTCGCGGGTGCCCTACAAGTCCACCTGCTGCTGCAAGTGCGTCTCCACCCGCTGGCGCGATTTCCTCTCCCACCCCGACCACCGCAAGAAGCTGCCCCAGCCCCTCGCCGGCTTCTTCTACCAAGGCTACAACAGAGACCGCTTCCCCAAGATAGCTCGCTATTTCACCAATGCTTCAGGGGAAGGTGACCCTCTCGTCGACCCCTCACTATCATTCCTGCCTAGATACAGTAGCCTTGAGATCTTGGACTgctgcaatggcctcctcctctgccggtgCTGGAAGCCCACTGACCCCAAGACGTTGGATTATGTGGTGTGCAATCCGGCCACCGAGAAATGGGTTGTTGTGCCAGCCACGGAATGGTCCAACAAGGTGAGCGTTGCTCGCCTTGGGTTCGAACCCGCCGTCTCCTCCCACTTCCATGTGTTCGAGTTCATTGATGAGAAGGCGTGGGTTACAGATGAGTCTGAGCTTAACGAGTGGACTGGATCTCTCGAGGCAGTGGCAACCTACTCATCCAAATCTGGAGTTTGGACGCATCCAGTTGTTGTGAGCACTATTTTGTCGATACCCACGCATTCAAAAGGCGTTTTTTTCAATTCCATCATGCATTTGGCTGCATTTGATGATATGGTAGCAACCTTTGATGTTCAAGGAAATCTTCAGACGATCATTGATACTCCTGATTTGCCATATGATTCGCCTGTCAATGATGTTTTCGTATCACGGGGACAGTTATACTTTACAGGTATTACTCGTTCTGAATTTGGTCCTTCAATGTCAGTCTGGGTTCTTGAGGACTATAATATCGGAGAATGGACCTTGAAGCACACTGTCAGCCACTTTGCTCTGTTCGGAACAAACTATTCAGGGTGTAATTACAAGGTCATCTCATTCCACCCAGAGCGTGATATGATATTCGTAGTTTATGGGGAGGAGAACACACTTATGTCATATGACATGGATTGCAGGAAGCGACATATTATATGCCAACTTGGACGTGATTGCCAACTTGAAGATATTAGTGACGAAGAGAAGACTCCCTTTATTCCATATGGTCCCTTGTACACGGAGTCATTGGCAGATGGGACCTAAACATGCCTACTTGTGTAGACAACTTCGCAATTGTCTATCTTTCCGATGAAACCTGTATGAACTTGTAACAGCTGCACATGGTGCTTGAGTGCACTAATGTACCTGACTCTATGGAGCTAGCTATTGGCTGTTGCACTTAATTAGTAACTGAACTTATGTTTGTGTCCTTGTATAAGTAGCCTATGCAGTTTCATCAGCCCAGTACTTGACCATGGATATTATGATCACTTTGTTTTATCTTATTGTCATATCTTGAGTCTGGTTTCTACTTATATCTCTATTTGTGAAAATTTTATTTGAGTTGCAACTTGTTGGTTCATCTTGGCTTTTGGGCATTTGGAGAACTAtagtcatgccatgtatgtggatCTCCATTTGCTTTGTGATGCTTGAATTCTATTCTTTTTTTCGGAGAACTATAGTTGTGGCTTTGAAAGTTTTGTTTTCCCCTCCCAATGATGAAGTGATGTATATATATCAGGTATTGTTTTATGATTAGATATGCTGTTAAGGATATACAATTTTGATAATTCAAAGTGGATTTACTTCATTTtgtgaactttttttttcttttggaataTCAGATGTTGACATTCTTTAGCTCCCACCTGAAGTAGGATAGTTTCTATAGTGTGAGTTGGTTCTGAATACCGTAAGATAGGTGTCATAACTGTTGAACAAGCTGAAATACTATATTAAGCTATTAAACAACCTGCATTCTATTGTTACATCTTGGTCACTGGATTGTCCTATTATAATCTGAAGTGACGCATGAAAAAATATTTCGCTTCAGGTTTTGAGTAAACTGAGGCAGTGAAGTTCTTCTCATAATAATCGATTCCGATGTCCCTTAAAACATGTCTACATTGCATTGTAAATCTCTAGTTGCCTACCTGATTTTATATTTTACTAGTGCTGGTTATACTTAGCCATGCATCGAGAAATGCTTGAACACCATTTAACCTTTTTTAGCTGTTTGCTTCCGTCCCTTGTCGATTAATCTTTTCTGCTGCTGCATACTGTCAATGTGCGCTTGCAGTTGCTTTGCCTTTTTGGCCTGATGGAACGGCCAAACCTGCTGTCGCATTGCATAAAAGAAGCTGCAAGCTATTGACAGCTATTATGTACTAGTAAATTGGTCCCTCTGATTCCGTCTCAGAAGATGCATTGCTGTCTTGGATCATTGTTGTATGCAATCCTTGAAGTCACTGCTAGCTGCACTCTGGTGTTCCTGTACATCGATACTGCTACTATGATTGTAGCACTATCCCAAATTCCCAGGCTTTTAGTAGGACGTTGATCTTAGAACAGATGCCAAGCTCCCCGGTGCCATTTGAGAACTGGACTGTCAATAAGAGGAAGATTTTATATTACCATCCGTACTTTTATCGTTATTCTTCCATGCGAATATGCGATGGACTAGAACATGAGAACGTCAACAAATAATTTGAATTTCTTGTGGCTTGTATAATACTATTATACTACTACTGATTTTTGCCCGTCAACTTATATTGAGTAGGACGGCACCAGAAGATCTGGTCCAGATGGTACGCCtgattgtcgttgcctattcgacggtacctcggaggagggatcttcacgaggaggagaagaagtaggggccatagggcggagtgcacacgagacggtggtacgcgagttacccagcttcggaacacctgcacgatgacagggcctactgctgcttgtctggaattatctgggcgctttcgcgttgttacaatgagttgtggttgtgcctctagggctcccgggatccggcttatgtaggcgcacggatctagggtttacatggagagtcctagccggaatacaagttgcctaactacggtacaatgtcttgccgtgtacgtcaaggatccgccttccttctaggtcgtgctggatccggatacttcatgggctgtcacggatccggcctccttcgtaggtcggttgagatccggcttcctgttctcgggctggacttcatccttcatgatctacgagcaatcgggccgcccgatgggccacatgcctcaccaccaactatgggccacccggacttgccggatctaggccatgccgttgatatacccataaagtatacccacaacagtagcccccgaagttctccgagattcatcattcctccgacttcattcagctcggatccgaagagaatcttgaagagcttcaaaactttctctTGTTTCCGGTATCATCTATTCGGAAATCTTCCTTTCTTCTAGATCGATAATGAAACGGAAATCCCActattcccgcgcacaacttccttttttcccgcgctaaatcttcggagatgcgaatcttttagccggaaatttcgggagcgcacagttacgttacctccacgtcattttaccattatttgacctaagacacgtgtcgatCATCCAACGGCGTGACTGTTCAGTTTCCGCCGTTAGATCCgaaacacgaatctccgcgcggggTCTATATATAACCCTCGCCCGCGGTAACTTCTCATTCTTTCACCTTCTCACcctcatcgtcttcttcctcgcgccgcgccgcccgacggatCTCATCTCCGGCGAACCTCGCCACGGTGAACTCCGCGCGCCGCCAGTCCAAGCCTCTCCTCGCGCCAAGACCTCTTCGGTTGAATGGGAAAtccttcccgccgccgattcgtggtcacgcgaggTGATTTCctgcaagtccggcgacctcgacttcaccggagctccgtcgagccaccgcgccattaacggtacgtgcgccggcctCGTAGAAGACAAACTTAGTGTAGATCCggatactcaaataatttgcatgggcgcagccggaagcatgccacttgattcatcgcactgtactggtagctctccgagtagcccggatcccaatccaTTAGAACCAATAtgtccggatcccatagcatacctgccaccatatgtttccgacattaggttagctcaaccgttttccgcatcttccagcaccgctccaggccggatcccctccctcaaagagcttcaagaagaactcgagggacaagctaggatggcagccaaagtacaagaggcggaaaacaagagggcgtccaaggcccggatccgtgaaggagagCGGGGTCAGTGGTGGCCCTGCGCAACTACtgatgtggagcttagagagctccagaacgagggtatgatctccaCTCACTGGAGCTTCACACGCgattccgacgtccccaagcccgaagccggagaaatcgtcatgactaaggcttgggtggaacgcggactatcactcccttgctcggagtttttcctctccatcctcaacacatacggtctccagccccacaacatctgcccaaactcatacctcctcctctccaacttcgtaactctttgcgaagggcaccttgggatccgaccagatgtcagattatggcagttcttcttccgggtgaagaaggaaacgaaagacaaagcaatggtgaactgtgggagtatgacgttcatgctccgacctagccgcatgtatcctcctcacgattcgcacgaatccgtccggtactggaacgccggatggttctatgaaaagaacgCCTCAGTTCCGGACGTCCACGATGGCTTGCCCAAGTTCAtcaacaagcctccggaagagctcgcaAGCTGGAGCTTTGTTCCTTCGCTCGCCCAAACCCCTAtcttggagaaggcagcgcggagaatctcctggctagtccatgacgggctaaccggagctcaGCTTACCCTCAGCTGGttttcccggagaatccagccccTGCACTACAACGcacgcctgatgtgcgcttatacTGGGGCGGACGATCTCCTCCGAGTCACTCGCCACGATCTCCCGGCCGACTCCCTCAAGAGAAGgttcaagacgttggtgaagattcctaggggccaacaggtcccggaactgatcaaggatatctacacaaacgaccagtgtcctccggtaagctctgttcttttcgttgcttcaaacttcacaagtttttggatgttAACTCTGACTTTTATTCATATTCctcccagctcaacactttggcggaggaaaacttccgcaccattcttcgtgtccctgtcagcggcgacgcggcggaggaggttccggaagacgaagaggaggaagaggaacgaggcaccccgcaaggcagcccctcgaccttcgaagcgtccccgcgccaaagcttccggctcgtgagccggagctagcggcgaggcctccgccaagaagtccAAGACCGTAAggccacctccgctagactcgaggaaagcggaacgtgcacgcctgaagatgctttcaacagctggcagacgctcgcgccccatcatccccggcgccccgtaagtttccgaatatGGTGCACCTCTATTTTGGCGAAATCATTTCTTATTCGATTTCTTTCACTTGTTTGCAGGAATCCGAGTACCACTGCCACGCGGACCATCAGCCAAGAGCCTATTACTAAAtacatgaaaaagtctccggcaGTTGGTCCTactactccagctccgccaagtaCCTCCCACCCTACTCCTCGGCCGTCTCCCCTCGAGTCGATCAATCTcccctcctgccgcaaacactccaccggaaataattccggttagcagcgagaaagtgggcggagaagatcctaaggccaaaggccctgcccaagaagacGCAGAAGAACAAGGCTAAGGAGAGGCTGAAGTCACTTCTTCTGAGAAGGCCGGAAACGGCGCTGGCGacatcgtcgtttttccgaaaaactttggagatccggccgacaccacctccacccccaaggcatatgctaccaagtttttcaacaagttaaccgaggcggagaaatgggagcttgaacaagacttgctcaacaccatgctgaacaacgcctgggggaagTCTGACGTCGCGACATCGGAAATCCAGGACTTTAAGAAGGAtgtcggccagttcttcgacaaactcatgtgcaagcaaaaggtactccccagtagcccccaagcatgtaggcggaaactcaaagaatagttagcgcttagatgcttagagaaagattacttccgggaaagtttttaaATCGGataagtagcccccaagcattatggcggaaaaggtTCCGGCAGTAATGCTTTGAAGGAAACCACTGTTACAGGCCGcatttttactcctgctctgtctatgttttacaggaacagcaggcgctgcattacgagctgcacaagaacattgcccttcagcgccgcgttactctgaatcaggcggaaaatatccggactctgaaagatgcgaatgcggaactgaacaaacaactggcggacgcccaaggttggtttccgtctTTTTCGTCATTAGTTCATATTCcgattttgaacttgcttttgacttatgttattataggcgcatcctcttcccttgctacagcctcgtcggaacttgagaacctgcgctcctcgtaccacgaattggaaacgaaactaaaggaggcggaactaaagAGGGAGCAGACCGAgaaacagctggcggagaaaaactcagaGCACATCAGGGAAAAGGGCGAATTTATATTGAAAAgaaatgctgacagcgagaccatcaagaggcagcagaaaGAGCTCTATGGGTTCCAGAAATATATGGAGACCGCGGAAcatcactgggacttgctcaatgagaacatcttgggtactatGCTGAGACCTTGTCTAGATGTTTGCTCCGACTTTTTTCTTTGTGCTCAAATTGCATGCTTATATCCTGATTATCttatgcagagccgcttgggtatccggaaaagcgtcggaatttgttcccacgagacgaccttcttcaacttgcaggcgatgattgcaaagatctcatctccgcctcccgcaagatatgccacaacttatccatcaagcgGAGTCGCACTTGCAACGTTCGCAAACTTGTTAGAAAAgtggacgttcttccggagctggtgacggatctacaagcatcatcagcccgaggcgcagctgcaatgtCCTTAACTATGTGCTTAGCACA contains:
- the LOC124662454 gene encoding uncharacterized protein LOC124662454, which translates into the protein MERALMSDPMSKLTDDILVDIISRVPYKSTCCCKCVSTRWRDFLSHPDHRKKLPQPLAGFFYQGYNRDRFPKIARYFTNASGEGDPLVDPSLSFLPRYSSLEILDCCNGLLLCRCWKPTDPKTLDYVVCNPATEKWVVVPATEWSNKVSVARLGFEPAVSSHFHVFEFIDEKAWVTDESELNEWTGSLEAVATYSSKSGVWTHPVVVSTILSIPTHSKGVFFNSIMHLAAFDDMVATFDVQGNLQTIIDTPDLPYDSPVNDVFVSRGQLYFTGITRSEFGPSMSVWVLEDYNIGEWTLKHTVSHFALFGTNYSGCNYKVISFHPERDMIFVVYGEENTLMSYDMDCRKRHIICQLGRDCQLEDISDEEKTPFIPYGPLYTESLADGT